The Cupriavidus necator N-1 DNA window CTCGCGCTGGCGCAGCGGCACCGGCAGCAGGTTGTAGACGCTGGGATGATGGCGCGGACGCTGCGAGCACTCGTAGCCGGTGGGCTTGTTCAGCATCAGGTAGGCCTTGGTGCAGGCCAGCCATTCCTCGCCGTCGACGGTGAGCCGCAGGCCGTCGACTTCAAACTGCGCGCGCGGGTTTTCGCACAGTTCGCCGTTGACTTCGACCAGCCCGGCGGCGATCAGGTCGCCGCAGTACCGGCGCGTGCCAAAGCCCTGGGATTGGAGGATGCGGTCGAGTGTCATGTAATGGATGGTGATAGGGATGGATGGTGACGCGGATGCTGTGTGGCAGTCCGGATTGCTGCCGCAGTTTGCCTGCGGTCGGTGCGCCCCACTCCCGCTTGCGGGAGAGAGGGAGCACTCGATCGGTTAGTTCACGTGCAGCCTGAAATCCTCACGCCGCCAGCATCGCGCTCTCGCGATAATGCCGCTGCGCGTCGTCGAAGCGCTCGGTTTCCTCGAAGAGCCGCGCCAGCGCCAGGTGCGTGCGCACGCGCAGGCGGCGCTGCTGGTCGGGCTCGGCGTATTTGAGCGCGCGCTCGAAGCTGGACTGGGCCTTGCCCCACAGCTTCTCGCCCAGGCACAGCACGCCCAGCGTGTAGTAGAGGTCGGCGTCGGCGGGATGCGCCGCCAGCCATTTCTCGGCCTGCTGGATCTGCGGCAGCGCGTGGCCGGGAACTGCGCAATCGGCATAGCGCAGCACCAGGCGGCTGTCCCAGTTGACCTTGAGCGCGTCTTCGATGATGCGGCGGGCCTCGTTCTGCCGGCCCAGCGCTGCGAAGTAGCGCGCGGCGGGCTCGGCGATGCGGGTGGCGCGGCGCTCGTCGGCGGACAGCGAGCGCCAGAACTCAGACAGCGCGTCGGCGTCGTGGCGGCGCTCGTCCAGCATGGCTTCGACGGCCATCTGCTTGAGCCGCAGCGCCAGCACCGGATGCAGCGCGTTGCGCTTTTCCAGCGAGCGCGCCAGGCGCAGCACCTCGGTCCAGTTCTTCAGGTGCTGGTGCGCGCGCAGCGCGATGCGCTGCACGTGGATCTGGCGCGCACCCTGCGACTGCAGCTGGGCGATGGTTTCCAGCGCGCCGTCGGCGTCGCGGGCATCGACCAGCAACTCGGCCATCGACACCAGCCGTGCCTGCTCGCGCTCGGGGTCGGTGACCTGCGACATCCAGGCGTCGCGCCGCTCGGTTTCCTGCATCCGGTGCGCGGCGCGGGCGCCGATCAGCGCGGCGGTCTGGGCCTGGTCGTCCCAGGACTGCGCCTCGCGCGCGGCGCGCTCGGCGCGGGCGAAGCGGCCGGCAAACAGGTTTTCGATCGACTCGCGCAGCGCCGCCTGTGCCTTGCTCATGCGGCTGCGCTCGCGGTAGGCGGCGGCGCGGCGCGGCATGTCGGCCAGATGGCGGACGGTGGACATCACCGTCCACACCACGAAGAACAGCAGCAGCAGCAAGGCCAGCGCCAGGTTCAGCGACAACTCGACGCGGTACGGCGGATAGAACAGCACCACATTGCTGTGGTTGAACTGCGTGAACAGGGCCAGCCCGACGGCGCCGCCAAACAGGACCGCAACCCAGAACAGAAGGCGCATGGGCTTACTCCTTCTTCAGGGCATGCAGCGCGCCCAGGCTTTCGGACATGGTCGGCAGCTGCACCGTGACCGCCCCCGCCTGCGCCTGCCGCAGCAGCGTCAGCACCCCCTGCACCCGGCGCGACTTGGTATCGAAATAGCGGCTGATCATCGCCTGCGCGGCGGCCAGGTCATTGCGGAACACGGGTTCGTTGCGCGACAGCAATGCCAGGCGCGCATTGAGCAGGCGCAGCTTGACGTTCTCGCGCAGGAACCAGCCCTGATCGCCAGACAGCAGCAGCGCCTCGGCGTCGTCGACCTTGCGGATGCGGACCACCTGCGCCAGTTCCTCGCGCAGGTAGTCCCACAGGCGCGTGAACCAGCCCGGACCCGTGCCGTTGGCGGCGGCCGGCGCGCTGGCACCGTTGCCGGCGGCACCCTTGCGGGCGTCGGCCTCGCTGCGTTCCAGCATGCGTTCGCTGGACAGCAGCGGCAGTGCGTCGACCTGGTTGATGGCCTCGTCCAGCTTGATTGCGGCGCCGGTCAGATCGGTGTCGGGCACCGCCTTCATGCGCGCGACGTCGCGCGCGATCGCGCGGCGCAGCAGGTTGTATTGCGGCTTGTCGGCGCGCGCCAGGCGGGCGTCGGCGCTTTGCAGCGCGGCCAGCGCCACCTGCACGTTGCCGGTCAGTTGCAGTTGCTGGCCGGCACTGGTCAGCAGCTGCTGGATCTCGGCGATTTCCCAGTCGTCGCGGTTGCGCATCAAGTCCTGGTAGACCTGTTCCAGCGCCACCTGCTTGTCGCGGGTCTCGCCGACCTGGTTCTCCAGCGCACCGACCTTGGCCTGCAGTTCCTTGACCGTCTCCTGCGCGTTGCGGGTCAGCACGCGCGACTCCTGCACCAGCGCATCGTTGCTTTGCTGGCGGCGCGCCAGCTCGCCGGTCAGGTGGTCAACGCGCTGCTGCAGCCACCAGAAGCCGCCAGCCGTTGCCACCACCAGCACGGCGACCAGCGCCCACAACGCAGCGGACCGCCGTGAGGCTGCACTGGGAGCAGCGGGGGTCGCGGGGCCCGGCGCGGGCGCGGCTTGCGCCGATGCTGCGGAGGCCGCCGTGGGCGGCGGCGTAGCGGAGGAGGACGTGGTTTCTTGCGTCACGCGTTCGACCTTCGTTGACGTTGCGGGAACTGCTGCGTCCGGCACGGGGGCCGGCGGCGCTTCGGCTTTGGCGCTCGGCGGGCTGGCTTCGATTGCCGCGCTGGCCATGCTTGCCGGCGCCGGACCGGCATGGGCATCGGCCCACTGCAGGCACGCCGCCAGCAAGCCGGCATCGCCCGGGGCGGCGCGCAGGACATGGGGGAAACCCAGCGCCAGCGCCTGTTCGGCGATTCTCGCATGCGGCGCGATGCACTGCACCTGCCGCAGGGCAGCGTCTTCCTCAGGCGACAGATGCTGGCGTGCCAGCGCGTCAAGGTTGCGCACCGCTTCAGAACTGGTTATGAGCCACGCGTGCGGCGCCGCGCCGGGACGCAGGTTGTCGCGTACGGCCTGCCACTGCATGGCGCTGGGTTCGGGCAGCGTGCGCTGGTAGGCCTCGACGGCCTCGACCTGGGCACCGGCCTCGCGCAGGCGGTCGCCCAGCCAGTCGCGCCCGCCGTTGCCGCGGATGATCAGGACCGGCTTGCCCGCCAGCGCGGCGGGATCAAGCCGGGCCCACAGGGCCTCGGAATCAAAGCGCAGCGCTTCGGCGTCCGGCGCGGCGTCATCGGCGCCCTGCCCGTTCGCGACAGCGCCCGCGGGCGCAATCACCCGGCACGCGGGCGGCGTGATGCCGCGCTCGGCCAGGGCGGCGACGCTGGCCGGCCCGACCACCGCCAGCGGCACCTGCGCCGGCCATTGGGCCACGGACGCGCCCTGCACGCCGGCCAGCGCGTCGAGCGCGTAGGTAATGGCATTGGGACTGACAAAGACCACCAGCGCAAAGGTGTCCAGCCGCGCCAGTGCCGCGCGCAGCGGCGCGTCGTCAGCGGCCGGGCCGATGGCCAGCAAGGGAAAGCTGAGTACGTCCAGGCCCGCGGCCTGCAGCGCCTCGGTCAGTTGCCGGGACTGCCCGGCGGGTCGTGTGACAACGACGGTCGGGCTGGGCATGGGGCAGCCTCAGGCAGGAGCTTGGGAGCCGGCGGGATCGCCAGAATCGGCCAGTGCCGCGAGGATGGCTTCGGCACCCTGCGCCAGCAGGTCGCGCGCGCAGGCCTGGCCCAGCGCTTCGGCGGCGGCCAGGTCAGCAGCCGGTCCGGACGCGGCAGCGCGGATGGCGCGCGTGCCATCGGGCAAGGCGACAAAGGCGTCCAGCCTCAACTGATCGCCTTCCCAGCGCGCATGGGCGGCCAGCGGCACCTGGCACGAGCCGCCCAGCATGCGCGACACGGCGCGCTCGGCGGTCACGGCCAGCGCCGTCGGCTGGTGGTTCAGGGTTGCCAGCCATTGCGCCAGTTCAGGGCGGTTCGCCGGGATCTCGATGCCGAGGGCGCCCTGGCCTGCGGCCGGCAGCGACACCTCGATCGGGATCAGCGCGCGGATTCGCTCGCCCAGGCCCAGGCGCTTGAGGCCGGCGGCGGCCAGGATGATGGCGCCGTATTCGCCGCGATCCAGCTTGCCCAGCCGCGTGTCCAGGTTCCCGCGCAGCGGCTTGATCACCAGTTGCGGGTAGCGGCTGCGCAGCGCGGCTTCACGGCGCAGGCTGGAGGTGCCGACCACGGTGCCGGCCGGCATCTCGTCCAGCGAGGCGTAGGCGGAAGACACCAGCGCGTCGCGCGGATCCTCGCGTTCCATCACCGCGGTCAGGGCGAAGCCTTCGGGCAACTCCATCGGCACATCCTTGAGCGAATGCACCGCCAGGTCTGCCCGGCCTTCGTCCATCGCGAACTCCAGTTCTTTGACAAACAAACCCTTGCCGCCGACTTTGGACAGCGTACGGTCTAGAATCTGGTCTCCGCGCGTCGTCATGCCAAGAATGGACACGTCGCACGCGGGATAGTATTGTTGCAACGCAGCACGCACATGTTCTGCCTGCCACAGGGCCAGACGGCTCTCTCGGGAGGCAATGACGAGCTTTTGCGGAAGATTGCGAGACACGACAGCGGTAGAGGAAGACAGGGTGGCAGACGACATGCGCCAATGGTAGCACGCGCCCCAATAGCCCCTCCGCACCAATAGATAAGCTTAGAGAAGCAGAACGAGGAGATTGCATGACGCAGCATGCTGCGCGCCCCCACGGCCGGCGGACCGCCCCGGCTGCGAAAGACCAAAGCCCTGCCCTCGGCGCCGGCCAAGGTGACGCAAACGGCGCATCCACCACCGAATCGAAACGCCCCGCCACCCGCAGCGGGACCAAACGTTCCCCCAAGCCCAAGCTTTCCATCGTGTCGAGCAACGGAACCGCCATCGCCCCCACCGCCCGCCGCACCGCCGACAAGGACGTGCCGCTGCGCGAGGACATCCGCTTCCTGGGCCGCCTGCTGGGCGAATGCCTGCGCGAACAGGAAGGCGACGCAGCCTTCGAGGTGGTCGAAACCATCCGCCAGACCGCGGTGCGCTT harbors:
- the hemC gene encoding hydroxymethylbilane synthase, which translates into the protein MSSATLSSSTAVVSRNLPQKLVIASRESRLALWQAEHVRAALQQYYPACDVSILGMTTRGDQILDRTLSKVGGKGLFVKELEFAMDEGRADLAVHSLKDVPMELPEGFALTAVMEREDPRDALVSSAYASLDEMPAGTVVGTSSLRREAALRSRYPQLVIKPLRGNLDTRLGKLDRGEYGAIILAAAGLKRLGLGERIRALIPIEVSLPAAGQGALGIEIPANRPELAQWLATLNHQPTALAVTAERAVSRMLGGSCQVPLAAHARWEGDQLRLDAFVALPDGTRAIRAAASGPAADLAAAEALGQACARDLLAQGAEAILAALADSGDPAGSQAPA
- the hemDX gene encoding fused uroporphyrinogen-III synthase HemD/membrane protein HemX, whose amino-acid sequence is MPSPTVVVTRPAGQSRQLTEALQAAGLDVLSFPLLAIGPAADDAPLRAALARLDTFALVVFVSPNAITYALDALAGVQGASVAQWPAQVPLAVVGPASVAALAERGITPPACRVIAPAGAVANGQGADDAAPDAEALRFDSEALWARLDPAALAGKPVLIIRGNGGRDWLGDRLREAGAQVEAVEAYQRTLPEPSAMQWQAVRDNLRPGAAPHAWLITSSEAVRNLDALARQHLSPEEDAALRQVQCIAPHARIAEQALALGFPHVLRAAPGDAGLLAACLQWADAHAGPAPASMASAAIEASPPSAKAEAPPAPVPDAAVPATSTKVERVTQETTSSSATPPPTAASAASAQAAPAPGPATPAAPSAASRRSAALWALVAVLVVATAGGFWWLQQRVDHLTGELARRQQSNDALVQESRVLTRNAQETVKELQAKVGALENQVGETRDKQVALEQVYQDLMRNRDDWEIAEIQQLLTSAGQQLQLTGNVQVALAALQSADARLARADKPQYNLLRRAIARDVARMKAVPDTDLTGAAIKLDEAINQVDALPLLSSERMLERSEADARKGAAGNGASAPAAANGTGPGWFTRLWDYLREELAQVVRIRKVDDAEALLLSGDQGWFLRENVKLRLLNARLALLSRNEPVFRNDLAAAQAMISRYFDTKSRRVQGVLTLLRQAQAGAVTVQLPTMSESLGALHALKKE
- a CDS encoding heme biosynthesis protein HemY, whose translation is MRLLFWVAVLFGGAVGLALFTQFNHSNVVLFYPPYRVELSLNLALALLLLLFFVVWTVMSTVRHLADMPRRAAAYRERSRMSKAQAALRESIENLFAGRFARAERAAREAQSWDDQAQTAALIGARAAHRMQETERRDAWMSQVTDPEREQARLVSMAELLVDARDADGALETIAQLQSQGARQIHVQRIALRAHQHLKNWTEVLRLARSLEKRNALHPVLALRLKQMAVEAMLDERRHDADALSEFWRSLSADERRATRIAEPAARYFAALGRQNEARRIIEDALKVNWDSRLVLRYADCAVPGHALPQIQQAEKWLAAHPADADLYYTLGVLCLGEKLWGKAQSSFERALKYAEPDQQRRLRVRTHLALARLFEETERFDDAQRHYRESAMLAA